A stretch of the Buchananella sp. 14KM1171 genome encodes the following:
- a CDS encoding cell wall-binding repeat-containing protein: MTSTRRSVLGAAKLAVLSGAALSLLIPLAAPVAVADASAPAPAPSQSVVADAAAGQGTKDAGTQAGQPEPGATGGAGDSGAPGDQAGQPGPGADSQENQAATPAADGQENQAATPGGVGTQEAGGASDTTADPSATPAASARPLPSAANNPYPASGQEGNDGLRAVRPGPMQPFSTFGYKPKFSFDKNLLITDSLFFRGGDMSIAEIRAFLNEKGKNCKSSPWGTCLKDYRITTVDEKASRACPVAYKGVKDQDIASIIYYTSLACNVSARALMTTLEKEQGMITASKPPEGWRYESAMGFGCPDGQPCFEWAKGLANQLYLAAQQFQRYRLNPGGFNYAKGKTSSIDYQALDKSCGSTTVTPRSAATAGLYNYTPYVPNAAALRVGAWQTGDRCSTYGNRNFVYIYDEWFGDPRQEVGANAAPPGFDVPSRRAGGSDRFSTAIAVSQDAYPQSGVAKVAYVARGDLVADALVAGSMTDGPLLLVPAKATAPSVALVNEIKRLGVQKVVLVGGESSMSVFFEGAMHGATRKPVGRAAGDSRVGTSIALSKLRYPGRAQTVYLADGVGPSGEGSPDAVAGAVLTDGPILLVTGAGADLERVKEEVARLAPSKVVALGGESAVPTSLLADVAGGRTTARLAGDSRFTTATAIAEHALTQLNLPKDSAYLVNSGSLVDAVVAGSYSRGPILLTYPQALAVPTRAFLTRHKPKSVTAVGGVNAVSQDTLNWAAYYAK, from the coding sequence ATGACTTCAACGCGCCGCAGTGTCCTTGGCGCTGCAAAACTCGCCGTGCTCTCCGGCGCGGCCCTTTCCCTACTCATTCCCCTCGCCGCCCCCGTGGCGGTTGCCGACGCCTCCGCCCCCGCGCCCGCCCCCTCGCAGTCCGTGGTGGCCGACGCTGCCGCCGGGCAGGGCACTAAGGACGCCGGGACGCAGGCCGGCCAGCCCGAGCCGGGCGCTACCGGCGGTGCTGGCGATTCGGGTGCCCCGGGTGACCAGGCCGGTCAGCCGGGGCCGGGCGCCGACAGCCAGGAGAACCAGGCGGCCACCCCGGCCGCCGACGGCCAGGAGAACCAGGCCGCCACGCCGGGCGGCGTGGGCACGCAGGAGGCGGGCGGAGCGTCGGACACCACGGCCGATCCCAGCGCCACGCCGGCGGCCTCCGCCAGGCCGCTGCCCAGTGCCGCCAACAACCCCTACCCGGCCAGCGGCCAGGAGGGCAACGACGGTCTGCGGGCGGTGCGACCAGGGCCGATGCAGCCCTTCTCCACCTTCGGCTACAAGCCCAAGTTCAGCTTCGACAAGAACCTGCTCATCACCGACTCGCTCTTCTTCCGGGGCGGAGACATGAGCATCGCGGAGATCCGGGCGTTCCTCAACGAAAAGGGCAAGAACTGCAAGTCCTCCCCGTGGGGCACCTGCCTGAAGGACTACCGGATCACCACGGTGGATGAGAAGGCCTCCCGCGCCTGCCCCGTGGCCTACAAGGGCGTCAAGGACCAGGACATCGCCTCCATCATCTACTACACCTCGCTGGCCTGTAACGTCTCCGCGCGCGCCCTGATGACCACGCTGGAGAAGGAACAGGGCATGATCACCGCCAGCAAGCCCCCGGAGGGCTGGCGTTACGAGTCCGCCATGGGATTCGGCTGCCCCGACGGCCAGCCCTGCTTCGAGTGGGCCAAGGGCCTGGCCAACCAGCTCTACCTGGCCGCCCAGCAGTTCCAGCGCTACCGGCTCAACCCGGGCGGCTTCAACTACGCCAAGGGCAAGACCAGCAGCATCGACTACCAGGCACTCGATAAGTCCTGCGGCTCCACCACGGTCACCCCGCGCAGCGCCGCGACCGCCGGCCTGTACAACTACACCCCCTACGTGCCCAACGCCGCAGCGCTGCGCGTGGGCGCCTGGCAGACGGGCGACCGCTGCTCCACCTACGGCAACCGCAACTTCGTCTACATCTACGACGAGTGGTTCGGTGACCCGCGCCAGGAGGTCGGCGCGAACGCCGCCCCGCCCGGGTTCGACGTCCCCTCCCGCCGGGCCGGGGGCAGCGACCGCTTCTCCACTGCCATCGCGGTCTCCCAGGACGCCTACCCCCAGTCCGGGGTCGCCAAGGTGGCCTACGTGGCGCGCGGCGACCTGGTGGCCGACGCCCTGGTGGCCGGCTCCATGACCGACGGGCCGCTGCTGCTGGTCCCCGCCAAGGCCACCGCCCCCAGCGTGGCCCTGGTCAACGAGATCAAGCGCCTGGGCGTGCAAAAGGTGGTGCTGGTGGGCGGCGAGAGCTCCATGAGCGTGTTCTTCGAGGGCGCCATGCACGGCGCCACCCGCAAGCCCGTGGGGCGCGCCGCCGGTGACAGCCGCGTGGGTACCTCGATCGCCCTGTCCAAGCTGCGCTACCCGGGCCGCGCCCAGACCGTCTACCTGGCCGACGGCGTCGGCCCCAGTGGCGAGGGCTCCCCGGACGCCGTGGCCGGTGCCGTGCTGACCGACGGGCCCATCCTGCTGGTCACCGGCGCCGGGGCGGACCTGGAGCGCGTGAAGGAGGAGGTGGCGCGCCTGGCCCCCTCCAAGGTGGTGGCCCTGGGCGGCGAGAGCGCCGTGCCCACCTCCCTGCTGGCCGACGTCGCCGGTGGGCGGACCACCGCCCGCCTGGCGGGCGACTCCCGGTTCACCACCGCCACCGCGATCGCCGAGCACGCGCTCACCCAGCTGAACCTGCCCAAGGACAGCGCCTACCTGGTCAACAGCGGCTCCCTGGTGGACGCGGTGGTGGCCGGCTCCTACTCGCGCGGGCCGATCCTGCTGACCTACCCGCAGGCGCTGGCCGTGCCCACCCGCGCCTTCCTGACCCGGCACAAGCCCAAGAGCGTCACCGCCGTCGGTGGGGTCAACGCCGTCAGTCAAGACACGCTTAACTGGGCCGCCTACTACGCGAAGTAG
- a CDS encoding low molecular weight protein-tyrosine-phosphatase yields the protein MNQSPRVLMVCTGNICRSAMAEVVVGLRAQQAGVEAQVTSAGVSDEEHGRPMDRRAVRVLAENGLPSGPRATAHRVADAELAAQDLVLAMTAQHYRVLRSRAAAAGIELLGAQEAAAARARGERVRELRMFREFEPGAPQGVDALEKARERGELDVPDPWYGSHSDFVETLATIEAAVPALLGHLRRL from the coding sequence ATGAACCAGTCCCCGCGAGTCTTGATGGTGTGCACCGGCAACATCTGCCGCTCCGCCATGGCGGAGGTGGTGGTGGGTCTGCGCGCCCAGCAGGCCGGGGTGGAAGCCCAGGTCACCAGCGCCGGGGTCTCCGATGAGGAGCACGGGCGGCCCATGGACCGCCGCGCCGTGCGGGTCCTCGCGGAAAACGGCCTGCCCTCCGGGCCCAGGGCCACAGCCCACCGGGTTGCCGACGCGGAGCTGGCCGCCCAAGACCTGGTGCTTGCCATGACCGCGCAACACTACCGGGTGCTGCGCTCCCGTGCTGCCGCAGCCGGTATCGAATTGCTGGGCGCACAAGAAGCCGCTGCCGCACGCGCTCGGGGCGAGCGCGTGCGCGAGCTGCGCATGTTCCGCGAATTCGAGCCCGGCGCGCCGCAGGGGGTCGATGCCCTAGAAAAGGCGCGCGAGCGCGGTGAGCTGGACGTGCCCGACCCTTGGTACGGCTCCCACAGCGACTTTGTGGAAACCCTAGCCACCATCGAGGCCGCCGTTCCTGCCCTGCTGGGGCACCTGCGCCGGCTCTAG
- a CDS encoding SprT-like domain-containing protein, with protein MDLAAVERMARTLMDQHGLTNWTFKFDRARKRAGACSSTRRTISLSRALMELFGHDAVRETILHEIAHALVGDRHGHDSVWRAKAQQIGASGATRLPAHLPSVPGQWVGRCPNGHEVHRHRRPSPRPVSCARCNPRPDKRFQIVWEERPAR; from the coding sequence ATGGATCTGGCGGCGGTGGAGCGCATGGCGCGCACGCTCATGGACCAGCACGGGCTGACCAACTGGACCTTCAAGTTCGACCGCGCCCGCAAGCGCGCCGGCGCCTGCTCCTCCACGCGCCGCACTATTTCCCTCTCCCGCGCCCTGATGGAGCTATTTGGGCACGACGCCGTCCGCGAGACCATATTGCACGAGATCGCCCACGCCCTGGTTGGGGACCGGCACGGGCACGACTCGGTGTGGCGCGCCAAGGCCCAACAGATCGGGGCAAGCGGTGCCACCAGGCTGCCCGCTCACCTTCCCTCGGTGCCGGGCCAGTGGGTGGGCAGGTGCCCCAACGGGCACGAGGTGCACCGCCATCGGCGCCCCTCCCCCCGCCCGGTCTCTTGCGCGCGCTGCAACCCACGCCCGGACAAGCGCTTCCAGATCGTCTGGGAGGAGCGGCCCGCCCGCTGA
- a CDS encoding Na+/H+ antiporter NhaC family protein produces MTIVESYPALSILPPLLAIILVIWTKKVLPSLGLGVVTAALLHAGGNPLKAGKLLWDSFAGIFWDFEAGEANLYYIFILAFLLILGVITSLVMMAGGTSAFAEWAMKRIKTRSGAQFLAAALGVVIFIDDYFNALAVGQVGRPITDRRHVSRAKLAYLIDSTSAPVAVLAPFSSWGASIIGTMAPIVAASGLALSGAGAFIRAAGMNYYAIGAIILIWFVIAWDIDFGPMRAEERRAIVEKATFDPALAVPGQLTDDLPRYEPGARRALIVPFFALVFGVLGAMVWTGQRSGGSWAVLDILANTDVSMSLIIGGGVGLVAAFYYYLRYTLRSPDFGFKVLGKGVASGAGSMLPAIYILLLAWTLGSLISALGTGEYLGSLVSAASVPAVWLVPVLFLFAAGMAFATGTSWGSFGILLPLAGQMLTAVPGGEEVLVAAFGAVLAGAVFGDHCSPISDTTILSSTGASCNLTTHVNTQLPYAAVAAAASLLGYVTFALTTSAWIGFAVMLGAVVAFAFFARVKWPSISQEELEKRVDA; encoded by the coding sequence ATGACCATCGTCGAGTCCTACCCAGCCCTGTCGATCCTGCCGCCACTGCTGGCGATCATCCTGGTCATCTGGACCAAAAAGGTGCTGCCCTCCCTGGGACTCGGCGTGGTCACTGCGGCGCTGCTGCACGCCGGCGGCAACCCCCTCAAGGCGGGCAAGCTACTGTGGGATTCCTTCGCCGGAATCTTCTGGGACTTCGAGGCGGGCGAGGCGAACCTCTACTACATCTTCATCCTCGCCTTCCTGCTCATCCTGGGCGTCATCACCTCACTGGTCATGATGGCCGGCGGCACCAGCGCCTTCGCCGAGTGGGCCATGAAGCGGATCAAGACCCGCAGCGGCGCCCAATTCCTGGCCGCCGCGCTCGGCGTGGTCATCTTCATCGACGACTACTTCAACGCCCTCGCCGTGGGGCAGGTGGGGCGCCCCATCACCGACCGTCGCCACGTCTCCCGGGCCAAGCTCGCCTACCTGATCGACTCCACCTCCGCGCCCGTGGCCGTGCTCGCCCCCTTCTCCTCCTGGGGCGCCTCCATCATCGGCACCATGGCCCCCATCGTCGCCGCCTCCGGACTCGCCCTCTCCGGGGCCGGGGCGTTCATCCGGGCGGCCGGGATGAACTACTACGCCATCGGCGCGATCATCCTCATCTGGTTCGTCATCGCTTGGGACATCGACTTTGGCCCCATGCGCGCTGAAGAACGCCGCGCCATCGTGGAAAAGGCCACCTTCGACCCGGCCCTGGCCGTGCCAGGCCAGCTCACGGACGACCTGCCCCGCTACGAGCCCGGCGCTCGCCGCGCCCTGATCGTGCCATTCTTCGCGCTCGTATTCGGGGTGCTCGGCGCGATGGTGTGGACGGGGCAGCGCTCCGGCGGCTCCTGGGCCGTGCTGGACATCCTGGCCAACACCGACGTCTCCATGTCCCTCATCATCGGCGGTGGCGTTGGCCTAGTGGCCGCTTTCTACTACTACCTGCGCTATACGCTGCGCAGCCCCGACTTCGGCTTCAAAGTGCTCGGCAAGGGAGTGGCCAGCGGCGCCGGTTCCATGCTCCCGGCCATTTACATCCTGCTGCTGGCCTGGACACTGGGTTCCCTCATCTCCGCCCTCGGTACCGGCGAGTACCTGGGCTCCCTGGTATCGGCGGCCTCGGTGCCCGCAGTCTGGCTAGTGCCAGTACTCTTCCTGTTCGCTGCGGGGATGGCATTTGCCACCGGCACCTCTTGGGGCTCCTTTGGGATCCTGCTGCCCCTGGCCGGGCAGATGCTCACTGCCGTGCCCGGCGGTGAGGAGGTCCTGGTCGCTGCCTTCGGGGCGGTCCTGGCAGGAGCCGTGTTTGGTGACCACTGCTCCCCGATCTCCGACACCACGATCCTCAGTTCCACGGGAGCCAGCTGCAATCTCACTACCCACGTCAACACTCAGCTGCCCTACGCCGCTGTGGCAGCGGCAGCCTCCCTGCTGGGATACGTGACCTTTGCTCTCACCACGAGCGCCTGGATCGG